The Aeromicrobium yanjiei genome includes a region encoding these proteins:
- a CDS encoding O-antigen ligase family protein → MATVARVREPDVVVDSPAEALPGWPVLALLWGFPVFWLLGATVITGVLLTVVMLSYLAHYAATRFVPGVHAFTAFVVWVVPCAVMVEGTSRLLGYAYRFSILVIVGTAFVYTIAAGSRLSRRRIVDALTFVWFFTVVGGLAGLAFPTVRLSTPVGLLLPSSLTSNEYVHDLFFPPFAEIQSPFGSPTDFIRPSAPFPYANSWGVAIVLLTPVAVACFLQTRSILLRAGIVAGMCGMLAPALSTSNRGMFAGLVLAAVYVVIRMAVRNRAAPVITIAVLGIGAAVVLVANGLLTQIHTRQEYGDSNGTRFGLYEETFRRTLQSPLLGYGAPRPSAEPGISLGTQGYVWMLMFSFGFVGLALFLVFLWGTAARTWRAPGDIDLVLHSVLVVASVIILVYGMDIMQLLTVMLVAAVLLRRRYGLDPSRPGG, encoded by the coding sequence ATGGCCACCGTGGCCCGCGTCCGGGAGCCGGACGTCGTCGTCGACTCGCCGGCCGAGGCCCTGCCGGGCTGGCCGGTCCTCGCACTGCTGTGGGGGTTCCCGGTCTTCTGGCTGCTCGGGGCGACCGTCATCACGGGTGTGCTGCTGACCGTGGTGATGCTGTCGTACCTCGCGCACTACGCAGCCACCCGGTTCGTCCCCGGCGTCCACGCCTTCACGGCGTTCGTGGTGTGGGTCGTGCCCTGCGCGGTGATGGTCGAGGGAACGTCCCGGCTGCTCGGATACGCCTACCGGTTCTCGATCCTCGTGATCGTCGGGACCGCGTTCGTCTACACGATCGCGGCCGGCAGCCGGCTGAGCCGCCGCAGGATCGTCGATGCGCTGACGTTCGTCTGGTTCTTCACGGTCGTCGGCGGTCTGGCCGGGCTCGCGTTCCCCACGGTGCGCCTGTCGACCCCGGTGGGCCTGCTGCTGCCGTCGTCGCTGACGAGCAACGAGTACGTCCATGACCTGTTCTTCCCGCCGTTCGCGGAGATCCAGTCGCCCTTCGGCTCGCCGACCGACTTCATCCGGCCGTCCGCGCCGTTCCCGTACGCGAACAGCTGGGGGGTCGCGATCGTCCTGCTCACGCCCGTCGCGGTGGCGTGCTTCCTGCAGACCCGGTCGATCCTGCTGCGGGCGGGCATCGTGGCCGGGATGTGCGGGATGCTGGCACCTGCGCTCAGCACCTCCAACCGGGGGATGTTCGCGGGGCTCGTCCTGGCGGCCGTCTACGTGGTGATCCGCATGGCGGTGCGCAACCGAGCGGCCCCGGTCATCACGATCGCGGTGCTCGGCATCGGGGCGGCGGTGGTGCTCGTCGCCAACGGCCTGCTGACCCAGATCCACACCCGGCAGGAGTACGGCGACTCCAACGGGACCCGGTTCGGCCTCTACGAGGAGACGTTCCGCCGCACGTTGCAGTCGCCCCTGCTCGGCTACGGGGCGCCGCGGCCCTCCGCGGAGCCGGGCATCTCGCTCGGCACCCAGGGCTATGTGTGGATGCTGATGTTCAGCTTCGGCTTCGTCGGGCTCGCGCTGTTCCTGGTCTTCCTGTGGGGCACCGCCGCTCGCACGTGGCGCGCTCCCGGCGACATCGACCTGGTGCTGCACAGCGTGCTCGTGGTCGCCAGCGTGATCATCCTCGTCTACGGCATGGACATCATGCAGCTGCTGACCGTGATGCTCGTGGCCGCCGTGCTCCTGCGCCGGCGCTACGGCCTCGACCCGTCCCGCCCCGGTGGCTGA
- a CDS encoding Wzz/FepE/Etk N-terminal domain-containing protein, whose protein sequence is MASAQQPVQLTDLVGSLKRHWSVVAVVAIVGLILGVLASFAIPPTYDATTTVSVNPMDADPLSSGADASKSVSMATEAGIVTSSKVAKAAAALLRPTYDLSTEQVRSATSTDSPEGSLILRIHFSGDTAKQAAAGADAVAEAYLTLRRDEAAGQVDRLVKAANTQLRKIRIDSNTDAYASRLAQQSLRIQADALGERIAQMSSFDLVPGQVVGVADVPSSPSSPGPVPLGAAGLFLGLLVGIPIALFRKEEEDSEIGGVDRLHALGDQIVLDGTKDSNRADTWDIAAFMLKIPTTIGADGPFIIMVDAEDDNGRSLTPGEELVDALARRGRAARFVDAGAINEGKISRGWPTEKKRQSWAGEIVVIDTTRMTSDANKVALATRSDSVLLARATTDDAAALRRLAGLLSSKGVDIALAALFPPRTEMLALSR, encoded by the coding sequence ATGGCCTCCGCCCAGCAACCTGTGCAGCTGACCGACCTCGTCGGTTCGCTCAAGCGGCACTGGTCCGTCGTCGCCGTCGTGGCGATCGTCGGCCTCATCCTCGGAGTGCTCGCCTCCTTCGCGATCCCGCCGACGTACGACGCCACCACGACGGTGTCGGTCAACCCCATGGACGCCGATCCGCTCAGCTCAGGTGCCGACGCCTCCAAGTCGGTCAGCATGGCGACGGAGGCCGGCATCGTCACGTCGAGCAAGGTCGCCAAGGCCGCGGCCGCACTGCTTCGTCCCACCTATGACCTCAGCACCGAGCAGGTCCGCAGTGCGACGTCCACCGACTCCCCCGAGGGCTCGCTGATCCTTCGCATCCACTTCTCCGGCGACACCGCGAAGCAGGCCGCCGCCGGCGCGGACGCGGTCGCGGAGGCCTATCTGACGCTGCGCCGCGACGAGGCCGCAGGCCAGGTCGACCGCCTCGTCAAGGCCGCGAACACGCAGCTGCGCAAGATCCGCATCGACTCCAACACCGACGCGTACGCGAGCCGGCTCGCCCAGCAGTCCCTGCGCATCCAGGCCGACGCCCTGGGCGAGAGGATCGCCCAGATGAGCTCATTCGACCTGGTCCCCGGGCAGGTCGTCGGCGTCGCCGACGTCCCGTCGAGCCCGTCCAGCCCCGGTCCGGTCCCGCTGGGCGCGGCGGGCCTGTTCCTCGGCCTGCTGGTCGGCATCCCGATCGCCCTGTTCCGCAAGGAGGAGGAGGACTCCGAGATCGGCGGCGTCGACCGGTTGCACGCGCTCGGCGACCAGATCGTCCTCGACGGCACCAAGGACAGCAACCGCGCCGACACATGGGACATCGCGGCGTTCATGCTGAAGATCCCGACCACGATCGGGGCCGACGGCCCGTTCATCATCATGGTGGACGCCGAGGACGACAACGGGCGCTCGCTCACCCCGGGCGAGGAGCTCGTGGACGCCCTGGCGCGCCGCGGCCGCGCCGCCCGCTTCGTCGACGCCGGTGCGATCAACGAGGGCAAGATCAGCCGCGGCTGGCCGACCGAGAAGAAGCGTCAGTCCTGGGCCGGCGAGATCGTCGTGATCGACACGACCCGCATGACCTCCGACGCCAACAAGGTCGCCCTGGCCACCCGCTCGGACTCGGTCCTGCTGGCCCGCGCCACGACGGACGACGCAGCGGCGCTGCGCAGGCTCGCGGGGCTGCTCTCGTCCAAGGGTGTCGACATCGCCCTGGCGGCGCTGTTCCCGCCCCGCACCGAGATGCTCGCCCTCAGCCGCTGA
- a CDS encoding delta-60 repeat domain-containing protein — protein MSAFSHRPLRAALLAALLPVLVVSGLAGLSSPAGAATPVDGLSPSTAAASCWEVKQLDSAAPDGVYWILTPQLQVPTQIYCDQSTDGGGWALIGRGRENWTYNYNGKGTPAEVAGTVTGQAAFAPRQLDSTVINGLLGGKRFDDPAYGSGVRVRRAVNQDGTSWQETRWSYRAGSRDRWSWALGAGFPLATVTIGGSSISNTTTYEFGADTAYKRLWTHENARNGYVRGFSFGQNGIGSTAAGSYIYSKASGGAYGTPFSQVFIRPKLRSSDLTFTEIPAAGTPAQTIRAVPKNGSLTTTWGVTGLGNGGTTENATEVQAFAQIGGTMYVGGNFTTVLKGATATGNDRVAQPYLAAFDVKTGEFIRSFTPRLNSMVKSLAALPDGRLAVGGEFTQVAGTARSGLVVLNPTTGALDTSWATNLENRMSGGKVSVRGLDTDGTYLYLTGAFTHFIKAGTTERYAKNGGRIALSTGTADNGWNPGFNGTGTALDVSDDKSTVYFAGYFTTMKDGAQPADRAAAISTAAGGNRTAAWQPTFSTKGSARYQQAVQQVGSKVWLGGSQHSMFSYDTSTFALENTHITKAGGDLQAITGGNGVVYGGCHCEHWNYSDTAAYDTTSPGSTNITWTQADKTYYVGAWDEQTGDFAMEFTPEMRARNGLGAWALKVASDGTLWAGGSITSSVKENGANQWIGGFVRYAPRPSTAPGRPGGLTVARSGSSATVSWSASSTSGVTYEVLRNDRVVATSTSTRVTVPGATEADRYAVRAADSWGNRSASTAVVSAAVAPVTTTLVPTGSTWAYRVDPSAVGSDWNRSFFDDSAWSTGAAPLGWGTGPLATNVDVPAGQTRPVTSYYRKKFTIAPGSTFGTVTLTTRADDAVAVHVNGVEVGRSNLPAGALSASTYALSAPSTATAVANPVTFTVPVSALRTGSNTIGVEVHSMYKSTPSSSMDMSLVAEAGNQAPGAEATSTPLVPAGSTWSYLFDNAATVPAGWTTSEAATSGWRTGAAPLGWGTSGPIMTNIDVAAGGTRALTSYYRRSFAVPDASAVKKLTLVTRADDGVAIHVNGVEVGRSNLPVGALTRTTYATTAVSTASALAAPVTIDVPVSVLKDGANSIAVEVHSNYRATPSASMDLSLVATS, from the coding sequence GTGAGCGCGTTCTCCCACCGCCCCCTCCGTGCGGCCCTGCTGGCTGCCCTCCTGCCGGTGCTGGTCGTGTCCGGCCTCGCCGGTCTCAGCTCCCCGGCCGGGGCCGCGACCCCGGTCGACGGCCTGTCGCCCTCGACCGCCGCGGCCTCGTGCTGGGAGGTCAAGCAGCTCGACAGTGCTGCACCGGACGGCGTCTACTGGATCCTCACCCCGCAGCTGCAGGTCCCGACGCAGATCTACTGCGACCAGAGCACGGACGGCGGTGGCTGGGCGCTCATCGGCCGCGGCCGCGAGAACTGGACCTACAACTACAACGGCAAGGGCACCCCGGCCGAGGTCGCCGGCACGGTCACGGGCCAGGCCGCCTTCGCCCCCCGTCAGCTCGACTCGACCGTCATCAACGGGCTGCTCGGCGGCAAACGGTTCGACGACCCCGCATACGGCAGCGGGGTGCGGGTCCGCCGCGCGGTCAACCAGGACGGCACCAGCTGGCAGGAGACGCGATGGTCGTACCGGGCCGGCTCCCGCGACAGGTGGAGCTGGGCGCTGGGGGCCGGTTTCCCCCTCGCGACGGTCACGATCGGTGGCTCGTCCATCTCCAACACCACGACGTACGAGTTCGGCGCCGACACGGCCTACAAGCGGCTGTGGACGCACGAGAACGCCAGGAACGGCTACGTGCGCGGCTTCAGCTTCGGCCAGAACGGCATCGGCTCGACCGCGGCCGGCAGCTACATCTACTCCAAGGCGTCCGGCGGCGCGTACGGCACGCCGTTCAGCCAGGTCTTCATCCGGCCCAAGCTGCGCAGCAGCGACCTGACGTTCACCGAGATCCCCGCCGCGGGCACGCCCGCACAGACCATCCGCGCGGTCCCCAAGAACGGCTCGCTCACCACGACGTGGGGTGTCACGGGCCTGGGCAACGGCGGCACGACCGAGAACGCGACCGAGGTGCAGGCGTTCGCCCAGATCGGCGGCACGATGTACGTCGGCGGCAACTTCACGACCGTCCTCAAGGGGGCCACGGCGACCGGGAACGACCGCGTGGCCCAGCCGTACCTCGCCGCCTTCGACGTCAAGACGGGGGAGTTCATCAGGTCGTTCACCCCTCGGCTCAACAGCATGGTCAAGTCGCTCGCCGCGCTGCCGGACGGCAGGCTCGCGGTCGGCGGGGAGTTCACGCAGGTCGCGGGCACGGCCCGCAGCGGCCTCGTCGTCCTGAACCCCACGACGGGTGCGCTCGACACCTCGTGGGCGACCAACCTGGAGAACCGCATGTCGGGTGGCAAGGTGTCGGTGCGTGGCCTCGACACCGACGGCACCTACCTCTACCTCACCGGTGCGTTCACGCACTTCATCAAGGCCGGGACGACGGAGCGCTACGCCAAGAACGGCGGCCGCATCGCCCTGTCGACCGGCACCGCGGACAACGGCTGGAACCCCGGTTTCAACGGCACCGGGACGGCGCTGGACGTCAGCGACGACAAGTCGACGGTCTACTTCGCTGGCTACTTCACCACGATGAAGGACGGCGCCCAGCCTGCGGACCGGGCCGCCGCGATCAGCACCGCGGCGGGCGGCAACAGGACCGCCGCCTGGCAGCCCACGTTCAGCACCAAGGGCTCGGCCCGCTACCAGCAGGCGGTGCAGCAGGTCGGCAGCAAGGTCTGGCTGGGCGGCTCCCAGCACAGCATGTTCTCCTACGACACCTCGACCTTCGCGCTGGAGAACACCCACATCACCAAGGCAGGTGGTGATCTGCAGGCCATCACGGGCGGCAACGGGGTCGTCTACGGCGGGTGCCACTGCGAGCACTGGAACTACTCGGACACCGCGGCGTACGACACCACGAGCCCCGGCTCGACCAACATCACCTGGACGCAGGCAGACAAGACCTACTACGTGGGCGCGTGGGACGAGCAGACCGGTGACTTCGCGATGGAGTTCACACCCGAGATGCGCGCGCGCAACGGTCTCGGCGCCTGGGCGCTGAAGGTCGCGAGCGACGGCACGCTCTGGGCCGGCGGCTCGATCACGTCGTCGGTCAAGGAGAACGGCGCCAACCAGTGGATCGGCGGCTTCGTGCGCTACGCCCCGAGGCCGAGCACCGCGCCCGGCCGGCCGGGTGGGCTCACGGTGGCGCGCAGCGGCAGCTCCGCGACCGTGAGCTGGAGCGCGAGCTCGACGTCCGGCGTCACGTACGAGGTGCTGCGCAACGACCGGGTCGTGGCGACCAGCACCTCCACGCGCGTCACGGTCCCGGGCGCGACCGAGGCCGATCGCTACGCGGTCCGGGCCGCGGACAGCTGGGGCAACCGCTCGGCGTCCACCGCAGTCGTCTCCGCGGCGGTCGCACCCGTCACCACGACCCTGGTGCCCACAGGCTCCACGTGGGCCTACCGCGTCGACCCGAGCGCGGTCGGCAGCGACTGGAACCGGTCGTTCTTCGACGACTCCGCATGGAGCACGGGAGCCGCACCCCTCGGCTGGGGCACGGGCCCGCTCGCGACCAACGTCGACGTCCCCGCGGGCCAGACCCGCCCCGTGACGTCGTACTACCGCAAGAAGTTCACGATCGCGCCGGGCAGCACCTTCGGGACCGTCACGCTGACGACGCGGGCCGACGACGCCGTCGCGGTCCACGTCAACGGTGTCGAGGTGGGACGGTCGAACCTCCCGGCCGGCGCACTCAGCGCGAGCACGTACGCCCTGTCCGCGCCGTCGACCGCGACCGCCGTGGCCAATCCGGTCACCTTCACGGTCCCGGTGTCGGCACTGCGTACGGGCTCCAACACGATCGGCGTCGAGGTCCACTCGATGTACAAGTCGACGCCGAGCTCGAGCATGGACATGTCGCTCGTCGCCGAGGCGGGCAACCAGGCGCCGGGCGCGGAGGCGACGTCGACACCTCTCGTCCCGGCCGGGTCGACGTGGTCGTACCTCTTCGACAACGCGGCCACGGTCCCGGCGGGCTGGACGACGTCCGAGGCGGCCACGAGCGGGTGGCGGACCGGCGCGGCCCCCCTCGGCTGGGGCACGTCGGGTCCGATCATGACGAACATCGACGTCGCCGCCGGGGGCACGCGGGCGCTCACGTCGTACTACCGGCGCTCGTTCGCGGTGCCCGACGCGTCCGCGGTCAAGAAGCTCACGCTGGTGACCCGCGCGGACGACGGAGTCGCGATCCACGTCAACGGCGTCGAGGTGGGGCGGTCCAACCTGCCCGTCGGCGCGCTGACGCGCACGACGTACGCCACGACGGCAGTGTCGACCGCGTCGGCGCTGGCCGCCCCGGTGACGATCGACGTGCCGGTCAGCGTCCTGAAGGACGGCGCCAACAGCATCGCGGTCGAGGTGCACTCGAACTATCGGGCGACCCCGAGCGCCAGCATGGACCTGTCGCTCGTGGCGACCTCGTGA
- the exaC gene encoding acetaldehyde dehydrogenase ExaC, giving the protein MTVYAQPGAEGSVVSYKSRYDHWIGGEYVAPVKGQYFENVSPVNGKVFTEVARGTAEDIEAALDAAHAAAPAWGKTSVTERSAILNQIADRIEQNLEMLAVGETWDNGKPVRETMAADLPLVVDHFRYFAGAIRAQEGALSQLDEQTVAYHFHEPLGVVGQIIPWNFPLLMATWKLAPALAAGNAVVLKPAEQTPASIMLLIELIGDLLPAGVVNIVNGFGVEAGAPLASSSRIRKIAFTGETTTGRLIAQYASQNLIPATLELGGKSPNIFFEDVASKDDAFYDKALEGFAMFALNQGEVCTCPSRGLIQNSILEQFLPAATERVKAIKQGNPLDTETMLGAQASNDQLEKILSYFDIGVQEGARVITGGERVDLGGDLSGGYYVAPTIFQGHNKMRVFQEEIFGPVVSVTGFEDYAEAIDIANDSLYGLGAGVWSRDSNTAYKAGRDIQAGRVWTNCYHQYPAHAAFGGYKSSGIGRENHKMMLDHYQQTKNLLVSYDENKLGFF; this is encoded by the coding sequence ATGACCGTGTACGCCCAGCCAGGAGCCGAAGGAAGCGTCGTCTCCTACAAGTCGCGCTACGACCACTGGATCGGCGGCGAGTACGTCGCCCCGGTCAAGGGCCAGTACTTCGAGAACGTGTCGCCGGTCAACGGCAAGGTCTTCACCGAGGTCGCCCGCGGCACGGCCGAGGACATCGAGGCGGCGCTCGACGCGGCTCACGCCGCCGCGCCCGCGTGGGGCAAGACGTCCGTCACCGAGCGCTCCGCGATCCTCAACCAGATCGCCGATCGCATCGAGCAGAACCTGGAGATGCTCGCGGTCGGCGAGACGTGGGACAACGGCAAGCCCGTCCGCGAGACGATGGCGGCCGATCTGCCGCTCGTGGTCGACCACTTCCGCTACTTCGCCGGGGCGATCCGCGCCCAGGAGGGTGCGCTGTCGCAGCTCGACGAGCAGACGGTCGCGTACCACTTCCACGAGCCGCTCGGCGTGGTCGGCCAGATCATCCCGTGGAACTTCCCACTGCTCATGGCGACCTGGAAGCTAGCCCCGGCACTGGCCGCGGGCAATGCGGTCGTGCTCAAGCCTGCCGAGCAGACCCCCGCGTCGATCATGCTGCTGATCGAGCTGATCGGTGACCTGCTGCCGGCCGGTGTCGTCAACATCGTCAACGGCTTCGGGGTCGAGGCCGGTGCACCGCTCGCCTCGAGCTCGCGCATCCGCAAGATCGCCTTCACGGGCGAGACCACGACGGGCCGCCTCATCGCGCAGTACGCGAGCCAGAACCTCATCCCGGCGACGCTCGAGCTCGGCGGCAAGAGCCCCAACATCTTCTTCGAGGACGTTGCGAGCAAGGACGACGCGTTCTACGACAAGGCCCTCGAGGGGTTCGCGATGTTCGCCCTCAACCAGGGCGAGGTCTGCACGTGCCCGAGCCGTGGCCTGATCCAGAACTCGATCCTCGAGCAGTTCCTGCCGGCCGCCACCGAGCGGGTCAAGGCGATCAAGCAGGGCAATCCGCTCGACACCGAGACGATGCTCGGAGCGCAGGCCAGCAACGACCAGCTGGAGAAGATCCTGTCGTACTTCGACATCGGGGTGCAGGAGGGCGCCCGCGTCATCACCGGCGGTGAGCGCGTGGACCTCGGCGGCGACCTGTCGGGTGGCTACTACGTCGCGCCGACGATCTTCCAGGGGCACAACAAGATGCGCGTGTTCCAGGAGGAGATCTTCGGCCCGGTCGTCTCGGTCACCGGCTTCGAGGACTACGCCGAGGCGATCGACATCGCCAACGACTCGCTCTACGGGCTCGGCGCCGGGGTCTGGTCCCGCGACTCCAACACCGCGTACAAGGCGGGGCGCGACATCCAGGCCGGCCGCGTGTGGACGAACTGCTACCACCAGTACCCGGCCCATGCGGCGTTCGGCGGCTACAAGTCCTCGGGCATCGGGCGTGAGAACCACAAGATGATGCTCGATCACTACCAGCAGACCAAGAACCTGCTGGTCTCGTACGACGAGAACAAGCTGGGCTTCTTCTGA
- a CDS encoding DUF779 domain-containing protein: MSPLDPSSVERVALTPKAAELLRGLRASHDKPLMFHQSGGCCDGSAPMCFTEGTFLTGHQDVHLGDLEYGAPEVAPVWISREQFAYWSHTHITIDVVPGRGAGFSIEGPTGNRFIIRSRIFTEEEARLLAAEPAR; the protein is encoded by the coding sequence ATGTCTCCGCTCGACCCCTCATCGGTCGAGCGGGTCGCGCTGACCCCGAAGGCTGCGGAGCTGCTCCGCGGCCTTCGGGCCTCGCACGACAAGCCGCTGATGTTCCACCAGTCCGGCGGGTGCTGCGACGGGTCGGCCCCCATGTGCTTCACCGAGGGCACGTTCCTCACCGGCCACCAGGACGTCCATCTCGGGGACCTGGAGTACGGGGCGCCCGAGGTCGCGCCGGTGTGGATCTCGCGCGAGCAGTTCGCGTACTGGTCCCACACCCACATCACGATCGACGTCGTGCCGGGACGGGGCGCGGGGTTCTCGATCGAGGGCCCCACGGGCAACCGGTTCATCATCCGCTCGCGCATCTTCACCGAGGAGGAGGCCCGGCTGCTCGCCGCCGAACCAGCCCGATGA
- a CDS encoding polysaccharide biosynthesis C-terminal domain-containing protein, whose protein sequence is MAEPGTRGIAWAGAVNLVGGAAGSVVGLLLAAVVGRELGTEGAGTYFLVVAVFMIVSNVAELGADTGLVRFVSAARATGRSADVPHLVRTALRPVVLGGVLVVAVAAATVRTYPGAFDGLSSRFVVGAAALAVLSSLIAVMLSVSRGLGDVLTYPLLQNIALPFLRLGAVFAVVSAGGGVAAVLTAWMAPVPVVLVLATLVAVMMLRRHAGTVRGRPARPAELRRASGEFWTFSATRGVTAAVEILLEWVDVLIVGVLTSAEEAGVYAVVTRCARAGEVIQQAARIAVGPQISAALARGAVHEAREIYGLVTSAMIWLAWPFFVVLAVFGDAVLSLFGPGFDAGWPALATLAVAMGLATAAGTVQTILLMGGRSTWQLADKSGALALNVALNLVLVPMWGIEGAAVAWAVTILVDTAVVVYQVQHLMDLRPQGRPLLVAAALSLALTGSLCLAARLVLGSSVPVMLGTVVVVAAVYLGISFPLRHRLGLVDLVAHRSR, encoded by the coding sequence GTGGCTGAGCCCGGCACCCGCGGCATCGCGTGGGCCGGGGCGGTCAACCTGGTGGGCGGCGCCGCGGGCTCGGTCGTGGGCCTGCTGCTCGCGGCCGTCGTGGGACGTGAGCTCGGCACGGAGGGCGCGGGCACCTACTTCCTGGTCGTCGCGGTCTTCATGATCGTCTCCAACGTCGCCGAGCTCGGGGCTGACACCGGTCTGGTGCGGTTCGTCTCGGCCGCGCGCGCCACCGGGAGGTCGGCGGACGTGCCCCACCTGGTGCGAACCGCGCTGCGTCCGGTCGTGCTGGGGGGTGTCCTCGTCGTGGCGGTCGCGGCGGCGACGGTCCGCACGTACCCGGGAGCGTTCGACGGTCTCTCGTCGCGCTTCGTGGTGGGTGCCGCAGCGCTCGCGGTGCTGTCGTCGCTGATCGCGGTGATGCTGTCGGTGTCCCGCGGTCTCGGCGACGTGCTGACGTACCCCTTGCTGCAGAACATCGCCCTGCCGTTCCTGCGCCTGGGTGCCGTCTTCGCGGTGGTCTCGGCGGGCGGGGGTGTCGCTGCGGTGCTGACGGCCTGGATGGCCCCGGTGCCGGTCGTCCTCGTGCTCGCGACGCTGGTCGCGGTCATGATGCTGCGGCGTCACGCGGGAACCGTCCGGGGGCGCCCGGCCCGCCCCGCCGAGCTGCGGCGGGCGTCCGGCGAGTTCTGGACGTTCAGCGCGACCCGTGGCGTGACGGCCGCGGTCGAGATCCTGCTCGAGTGGGTCGACGTCCTCATCGTCGGCGTGCTCACCTCGGCTGAGGAGGCGGGGGTGTACGCGGTGGTGACCCGGTGCGCCCGCGCCGGCGAGGTGATCCAGCAGGCGGCCCGCATCGCGGTGGGACCGCAGATCAGCGCGGCGCTCGCGCGAGGCGCGGTCCACGAGGCCCGGGAGATCTACGGCCTGGTGACCTCCGCGATGATCTGGCTCGCGTGGCCGTTCTTCGTGGTGCTGGCGGTGTTCGGCGATGCCGTGCTCTCGCTGTTCGGACCCGGCTTCGACGCAGGGTGGCCCGCCTTGGCGACGCTCGCGGTCGCGATGGGCCTGGCCACGGCCGCGGGGACCGTGCAGACCATCTTGCTGATGGGCGGTCGCAGCACGTGGCAGCTCGCCGACAAGTCCGGCGCGCTGGCGCTCAACGTCGCCCTCAACCTGGTCCTGGTGCCGATGTGGGGAATCGAGGGGGCGGCCGTCGCCTGGGCCGTCACGATCCTCGTGGACACCGCCGTCGTGGTGTACCAGGTGCAGCACCTGATGGACCTGCGCCCGCAGGGGAGACCGCTCCTGGTCGCCGCAGCGCTCTCGCTCGCGCTCACGGGGTCCCTGTGCCTCGCGGCGCGCCTGGTCCTCGGATCGTCCGTGCCGGTCATGCTCGGCACGGTCGTGGTCGTGGCCGCGGTCTACCTCGGGATCAGCTTCCCCCTGCGGCACCGGCTGGGCCTCGTCGACCTGGTCGCCCACCGCTCGCGGTGA
- a CDS encoding CDP-alcohol phosphatidyltransferase family protein has product MSTAPGLTEATGVRAAYAALSRAQKSGAGVPWYMRVVNRRLGRLIAAGAAQTRATPDHMTAASFLAFLAGAGLLVGVEPGPAMAVASMLLLQLGFALDSADGQLARLRGTGSPAGEWLDHVVDSARHLLFHLAVLIGLHRFTDVSDAVLLVPLVFALVSTVRFFAQILAEQLARRDPVAGPESVPRFGVWIQAPADTGLLNLVVVLWAWTTPFLWAYGVFAALNALLLAATCVRRRRELASLARGA; this is encoded by the coding sequence GTGAGCACGGCGCCCGGGCTGACCGAGGCGACGGGGGTGCGGGCCGCGTACGCCGCGCTGTCCCGCGCGCAGAAGAGCGGGGCCGGGGTCCCCTGGTACATGCGGGTGGTCAACCGCCGGCTGGGCCGGCTCATCGCGGCGGGCGCCGCCCAGACCCGGGCCACGCCCGATCACATGACGGCGGCCAGCTTCCTCGCATTCCTGGCCGGGGCCGGCCTCCTGGTCGGGGTCGAGCCGGGCCCGGCGATGGCTGTCGCCTCGATGCTGCTGCTGCAGCTCGGCTTCGCACTCGACTCCGCCGACGGCCAGCTCGCACGGCTGCGCGGCACGGGATCGCCCGCGGGGGAATGGCTCGACCACGTCGTCGACTCGGCCCGGCACCTGCTCTTCCACCTCGCGGTGCTGATCGGGCTCCATCGCTTCACGGACGTCTCCGACGCGGTGCTGCTCGTGCCGCTCGTGTTCGCCCTGGTCTCGACCGTGCGGTTCTTCGCGCAGATCCTGGCCGAGCAGCTCGCGCGCAGGGACCCCGTGGCAGGTCCTGAGTCGGTGCCCCGGTTCGGCGTGTGGATCCAGGCCCCGGCCGACACCGGCCTGCTCAACCTTGTCGTGGTGCTGTGGGCCTGGACGACCCCGTTCCTGTGGGCCTACGGCGTGTTCGCGGCGCTCAACGCGCTGCTGCTGGCCGCGACCTGCGTCCGTCGCCGTCGCGAGCTCGCATCGCTCGCCCGCGGGGCCTGA